A section of the Phaseolus vulgaris cultivar G19833 chromosome 8, P. vulgaris v2.0, whole genome shotgun sequence genome encodes:
- the LOC137824743 gene encoding uncharacterized protein produces the protein MPIDKSWISKPRNTIEYANGLNEFLEFAFGHANGLVIKCPCLKCGFNKWQTRDVVQEHLTCSTFPQNYQTWYMHGEGLSGNESVVVPSTHVIEDVIESHNPVEDMLNDAFGFVGHHDDHIDEGTQDDGVQDDMLHGEGNTNFDALLKDNNEPLYEGCTKYSKLSFMLKLYHIKCMCRMSDKAMTMILNLLKDAFEHAKFPNSFYEAKNVINKLGLNYVKIPACPKDCMLYWGEENESLEECKRCKMSKWKDKDKKQYAKILRYFPLKSRLQRLFMSSKTTESMTWHASEDNQDGLMRHPRDSEAWKAFDVLHPEFANDPRNVRLGLASDWLQPFRNHEYKL, from the coding sequence ATGCCAATTGATAAAAGTTGGATTTCTAAACCACGAAACACCATTGAATATGCAAATGGTTTGAATGAATTTTTGGAATTTGCATTTGGACATGCTAATGGTCTTGTCATAAAGTGTCCGTGTTTAAAGTGTGGTTTCAATAAGTGGCAAACAAGGGATGTAGTTCAAGAACACTTAACATGTAGCACTTTTCCTCAAAACTACCAAACTTGGTATATGCACGGTGAAGGACTAAGTGGAAATGAGTCTGTGGTTGTTCCAAGTACGCATGTCATTGAAGATGTCATAGAATCTCATAATCCAGTGGAAGACATGTTGAACGATGCATTTGGGTTTGTGGGGCACCACGATGATCACATTGATGAGGGTACTCAAGATGATGGTGTACAAGATGATATGTTGCATGGTGAAGGAAATACAAACTTTGATGCGTTGTTGAAGGACAATAATGAACCACTATATGAAGGTTGTACCAAGTATTCAAAGTTATCATTCATGTTGAAGTTGTATCATATAAAATGCATGTGTAGAATGAGTGATAAAGCAATGACCATGATTCTAAACTTGCTAAAGGACGCATTTGAACATGCTAAGTTTCCTAACTCATTTTATGAGGCCAAGAATGTGATTAACAAACTTGGTCTTAATTATGTCAAAATACCAGCTTGTCCAAAAGATTGCATGCTATATTGGGGTGAAGAGAATGAAAGCTTAGAAGAATGTAAACGGTGCAAAATGTCTAAGTggaaagataaagataagaaaCAATATGCAAAGATCTTGCGTTACTTTCCATTGAAGTCAAGATTGCAACGATTGTTTATGAGTTCTAAGACAACTGAATCTATGACATGGCATGCATCAGAGGATAACCAGGATGGGTTGATGAGGCATCCTAGAGATTCCGAGGCTTGGAAAGCATTTGATGTATTACATCCAGAATTTGCAAATGATCCTCGAAATGTACGACTGGGCTTAGCTAGTGATTGGCTTCAACCCTTTCGGAACCATGAGTACAAGCTATAG
- the LOC137824744 gene encoding uncharacterized protein, producing MIIPGKQMTGNDIDVYLQPLIKELKELWFDGVQTFHYSKKEMFTLQAALLWTISDFPGLGNLSGWNTHTGLACPTCNFDTESSLLYRGKYSFMGHRRFLHKEHRFRLSRSLFDGRTELREAPEHLSGSDIFKQVEGINVTFGKPLEPTDTSKRGRGKNVLEVVGAEQWKKRSIFFDLPYWETNLLHHCLDVMHIEKNVCDNVLYTLLNDPKKSKDNLKARKVLKEMGIRNELWPDERGRFRPSVFSLSKPKKKTFLQTLKDVKMPDGYSSNISRCIDLKSRKIFGLKSHDCHILMEHLLPIAIHNVLPNNVTAVIVELCSFFRQLCGKSLSQTELDKLQSRIIETLCHMEMLFPPTFFTVMVHLTCHLVGEAKLGGPVHYRWMYPIERYLGHLKSYVRNKAQPEGSIAEGYLAEEVLTFTSEYMEGVETRSNRPSRVDDSCNTNMPQLSTIFPPIGRVVSASSTFELSTMQRTQAHRYVLFNCPEVTPFIQEFKSHLRRRSRGRRISNIEIERIVNKDFMNWFPQRINNPDISSTVSNDLKYLSQGPTPHARRFSAFNVNGFKFRTESREHGLKTQNSGVYLTSSTSCVASMADQNIREADLAYYGKLEDIIELNYYGRFKVTLFKCKWADTTRDRGLRKDPWGFTSINFSRLIQMGDREEHDPYIEASQAEMVYYVNDEVNKDWKIVVHLKPRDLYDMGEGDNEVCELEPCPQQDLNHFFSESEHLPLFRDDEDDELLNEDNNDHELHENDSMSE from the exons ATGATAATTCCTGGAAAACAAATGACAGGAAACGACATTGATGTATACTTACAACCACTCATAAAAGAATTAAAGGAGCTCTGGTTCGATGGAGTGCAAACTTTTCATTATTCGAAAAAAGAAATGTTTACATTGCAAGCGGCTTTGTTGTGGACAATTAGTGACTTCCCTGGCCTAGGCAATTTATCTGGATGGAACACGCACACTGGTCTTGCTTGCCCAACTTGTAACTTTGACACTGAGTCTTCTTTGTTGTATAGGGGCAAATACAGCTTTATGGGACACCGTCGATTTTTACATAAAGAACATAGATTCAGATTGAGTCGTTCTCTTTTTGACGGAAGAACTGAACTAAGGGAAGCACCAGAACATTTGTCAGGGTCAGACATATTTAAACAAGTTGAGGGTATCAATGTTACATTTGGAAAACCATTAGAACCTACGGATACAAGTAAAAGGGGTCGGGGAAAGAATGTTCTTGAAGTTGTTGGAGCAGAACAATGGAAAAAGAGAAGTATATTTTTTGATCTTCCTTATTGGGAGACGAACTTGTTACACCATTGTCTAGATGTCATgcatattgaaaaaaatgtttgtGACAATGTTTTGTATACATTACTCAATGACCCTAAGAAatcaaaagataatttaaaagCCCGAAAGGTACTTAAAGAAATGGGTATAAGGAATGAACTTTGGCCAGATGAAAGAGGAAGATTTCGGCCAAGTGTGTTTTCATTGtcaaaaccaaagaaaaaaaCGTTTTTACAAACACTGAAAGATGTGAAAATGCCAGATGGATACTCGAGTAATATTTCAAGGTGTATTGATTTGAAATCTAGAAAGATTTTTGGCCTCAAGAGTCATGATTGTCATATTCTTATGGAACATTTACTACCCATTGCCATACATAATGTTTTACCAAACAATGTGACTGCAGTGATAGTAGAACTATGTTCATTTTTTCGACAATTATGTGGCAAAAGTTTAAGCCAAACCGAACTTGATAAACTTCAGTCCCGCATCATTGAAACTCTTTGCCACATGGAAATGTTGTTCCCTCCTACCTTTTTTACAGTTATGGTGCACTTAACTTGTCACTTAGTTGGTGAGGCCAAACTTGGAGGCCCGGTTCATTATCGTTGGATGTATCCCATAGAAAG gtATTTGGGACATTTAAAATCATATGTTCGAAACAAGGCACAACCGGAAGGTTCCATTGCCGAAGGATACCTAGCTGAAGAGGTTCTGACCTTTACCTCTGAATATATGGAAGGGGTTGAGACAAGAAGTAACAGGCCTTCACGTGTGGATGATTCTTGTAATACAAATATGCCACAATTGAGTACCATTTTCCCACCAATTGGTAGAGTAGTAAGTGCCTCTTCAACTTTTGAGTTGTCAACCATGCAAAGAACTCAAGCACATCGATATGTGTTATTTAATTGCCCTGAAGTTACCCCTTTCATTCA GGAATTTAAAAGTCATTTGCGAAGGAGGTCTAGAGGGAGAAGAATTTCAAATATAGAGATAGAAAGGATTGTTAATAAGGATTTCATGAATTGGTTTCCTCAAAGG ATTAATAACCCAGACATTTCAAGTACAGTGTCAAATGATCTTAAGTATCTATCTCAAGGTCCGACTCCACATGCTAGGAGATTTTCTGCCTTCAATGTAAATGGATTCAAGTTTAGGACCGAAAGTCGAGAACATGGGTTAAAAACCCAAAACAGTGGAGTTTACTTAACTTCATCAACATCATGTGTTGCAAGTATGGCTGATCAAAACATTAGGGAAGCGGATTTGGCATACTATGGAAAATTAGAAGATATAATTGAGCTTAATTACTATGGTCGTTTTAAAGTGACATTGTTCAAATGTAAATGGGCTGACACCACAAGAGATAGGGGGCTTAGAAAGGATCCGTGGGGTTTTACTTCTATtaatttttcaagattaattcAAATGGGAGATCGTGAGGAGCATGATCCATATATTGAAGCTTCACAAGCTGAAATGGTATATTATGTTAATGATGAAGTTAACAAGGATTGGAAAATTGTCGTCCACTTGAAACCACGAGACTTGTATGATATGGGAGAAGGAGATAATGAAGTTTGTGAACTGGAACCATGTCCACAACAAGATTTAAACCATTTTTTCAGCGAGTCTGAACATTTGCCATTGTTTAgggatgatgaagatgatgaattaTTAAACGAGGACAACAATGATCacgaacttcatgaaaatgacTCAATGTCAGAGTAA
- the LOC137824745 gene encoding uncharacterized protein, with translation MYGYYMPKPKRIKNLLKAIGGHSSDTSVRNYVQPNDTPQTTRQQITKSGQPHIGSPLPQASGHTPPQISKSAQPRDLQPTFESAALPQTESTQPPISQSAQPEGTSEYAQPHTSDSALPHTFESTLPHTSESTQPHTPQSAQPHTLESEAERVAPKKGRHSNHYWFVDTIDEHGVTQKTKLKVRDAHNLPIGTRVVVNYDDNFQPIGEACGLLAGVCGQLAANHILLPISFESWSSVPDTYKDTIWESALKNVPDGLNMEQWAIFVDYRLKPSTVE, from the exons ATGTATGGTTATT ATATGCCTAAGCCTAAGAGGATTAAGAACTTGCTTAAGGCAATTGGTGGACATAGTTCAGACACATCTGTGAGGAACTATGTTCAACCTAATGACACGCCTCAAACTACACGTCAACAAATAACTAAATCTGGTCAACCACATATTGGATCTCCATTACCACAAGCATCTGGACATACACCACCACAAATCTCAAAATCTGCACAACCACGAGATTTACAACCTACTTTTGAATCAGCAGCGCTACCACAAACTGAGTCTACTCAACCACCAATCTCACAATCTGCACAACCTGAAGGCACATCTGAGTATGCACAACCACACACATCTGACTCTGCACTACCACATACATTTGAGTCTACACTGCCACATACATCCGAGTCTACACAACCACATACCCCTCAATCTGCACAACCGCATACATTAGAATCTGAAGCAGAAAGGGTGGCACCAAAAAAAGGCAGACATTCAAACCACTATTGGTTTGTTGATACTATAG ATGAGCATGGAGTTACTCAGAAAACGAAGCTCAAGGTTAGGGATGCTCATAATTTGCCCATTGGAACACGTGTGGTTGTCAACTATGATGATAACTTTCAACCCATTGGAGAAGCATGTGGTTTGCTTGCTGGAGTTTGTGGACAGCTAGCAGCAAATCATATATTGTTGCCTATAAGTTTTGAAAGTTGGTCATCTGTGCCTGATACTTACAAGGATACTATATGGGAGAGTGCACTGAAG AATGTTCCAGATGGTCTTAACATGGAGCAGTGGGCTATATTTGTGGATTATCGTCTCAAGCCTTCCACAGTG GAATAG
- the LOC137826550 gene encoding uncharacterized protein, whose amino-acid sequence MALSRRRDNLKIETGRNIGRAEMWKITHKRKNGTYVNDEAMEIGDKIDELMLENPETASHISPNDPVGVIFGKEHPGRVRGLSYGACPTLAFKKSTTRVSNMNNGSSSGGSSTNVEEKVEKMATELAVVRSQMHTMLAYIASRPDVPEHFAAMAANLVQASINEAPDVASGAPSPNQNIRSSGGSKTN is encoded by the exons ATGGCATTGTCAAGAAGGAGGGATAATCTG AAAATTGAGACTGGTAGGAACATTGGCCGAGCTGAGATGTGGAAGATCACACACAAGAGGAAGAATGGCACGTATGTTAATGATGAAGCTATGGAGATTGGG GATAAAATTGATGAGTTAATGCTGGAAAATCCAGAAACTGCATCACATATATCTCCAAATGATCCTGTTGGTGTCATTTTTGGAAAGGAGCATCCAGGGAGGGTCAGAGGACTTTCATATGGAGCTTGTCCTACCCTTGCTTTCAAGAAATCCACAACAAGGGTAAGCAATATGAATAATGGTTCCTCTAGTGGTGGGTCTTCAACAAATGTTGAAGAAAAGGTAGAAAAGATGGCAACAGAACTTGCAGTTGTAAGGAGCCAAATGCATACTATGCTAGCCTACATTGCTTCTAGACCAGACGTGCCGGAACATTTTGCTGCAATGGCAGCAAATTTGGTACAAGCATCTATTAATGAG GCACCGGATGTTGCtagtggtgctccatcaccaAACCAGAATATAAGATCAAGTGGAGGGAGTAAGACAAACTAG